The nucleotide window GTATCACTTCATTTGTATCCACCAAAAATGGAGCCCTTCACGAAGCTTACGGCTCTTTTCTTAATCTCAATGTTCTTGGTTTCCTCAGCGAGTCTCGCACCACCTTCAAGGCGCTCTCTAGAAAGCGCTCTCTCGCCAACCGCCACTCCTTCACCTTCGACTCAAGCACCCGCACCACCAGTCGCACTTTCACCTCCTGTTCTTCCACCGGCACCAACCATCGCGGTCCCACCACCTGTGGCACTCCCACCTGCCGTTCTTCCACCCTCCACTCCCCCACCCGTCACCCTACCCCCTACAGTTAGCCCAACCGCCACCCTTACACCCGCCCCAACAGTCGTGCCCCCACCCACTCCAATTGTTGCCCTCCCACCTGTCATTCAGCCACCCTCCCCACCTTCTGTTCTCTCACCGGAATCAGTTACACCCGCCACACCCCCACCTGTTTTGTCACCAGAAACGGTACCACCGGTAGCACTCCCACCTATAATTAGTCCACCCGCCCCAACAGTTGCTCTCACACCAGCTCCCACAGTTGCTCTAACACCCGCCCCGACCAACGCGCTCCCACCCACCCCAACCGTTACTCCCACACCCGCTCCAACAAACGCTCTCACACCTGCCCCAACTGTCGCTCTCACACCCACCCCGACCAACACTCTCCCACCCGCCCCAACCAACTCTCTCACACCTGCCCCAACGGTCCCTCTCACACCCGCCCCAACCAACGCTCTCCCACCCGCCCCAACCAACGCTCTCACACCCGCGCCTACTAACGCTCTCACACCCGCCCCAACAAACACTCTCACACCTGCCCCAACCAACGCACTCACACCGGCCCCAACCAACGCACTCACACCGGCCCCAACGAACACTCTTACACCGGCCCCAACCGTCGCTCTCACTCCCGCCCCAACCAACTCTCTCACACCTGCCCCAACAGTTACCCTCACACCAGCCCCAACCAATGCTAACACACCCTCCCCAACCAACGAACTCACACCAGCCCCAACGAACACTGTTACCCCCGCCCCAACCAACGCTCCGCCACCCGCCCCAACCATCGCTCCACCACCCGCCCCAACCAACGCTCTCACACCTGCCCCTACCAACGCTCACACACCAGCCCCAACAAACTCTCTCACACCCGCCCCAACTGTTGCCCTCACACCAGCACCAACCAATGCAATCACACCTGCGCCAAACAACGCACTCACACCAGCCCCAACGAATACTCTCACACCCGCCCCAACCAACTCTCTCACACCTGCCCCAACTGTTGCCCTCACACCAGCCCCAACCAATGCTATCACACCCGCCCCAACCAACGGTCTGCCACCCGCACCAACCATCGCTCCACCACCCGCCCCAACCATCGCTCCACCACCGGCCCCTACCAACGCTCTCACACCTGCTCCAACCGTCGCTCTAACACCCACCCCAACCAATGCTCTCACACCCGCCCCTACAAACGCTCTCACACCCGCCCCAACCGTAGCACTCACACCCGCCCCAACTGTTGCTCTCACACCTTCCCCAACGGTTCCCATCACACCAACCCCAACTAAAGCCCCCACACCTGCCCCAACCAACGCACAAACACCAGCCCCAGCCAACGCTCTCACCCCAACCCCAATTAACGCTCTCCCACCCGCCCCAACCGTCGCTCTACCACCTGCCCCAACCAACACTCTCACACCCTCCCCTACCAACGCTTTCACACCTGCCCCAATCGTCGCTCTCACACCCGCCCCAAACGTTGCTCTTACACCTGCCCCAACCTTTGCCCTCACACCAGCCCCAACAAACGCTCCCACAACAGCCCCAACCAACCCTCCCACACTCGCCCCAACCAACGTAGTCACCCCCGCCCCAAACAACGCTCTCCCTCCGGCCCCAACTATCGCTCTCACACCCGCCCCAAACAACGCTCGCACACCTGCCCCAACTGTTGCTCTCGCACCTAGCCCAACGAACTCTCTCCCACCCGCCCCAACCATTGCTCTCACACCCGCCCCAACTAACACTCTCCCACCCGCCCCAACTGTTGCCCTCACACCTGCCCCAACGGTTGCTCTCACACCTGCCCCAACCGATGCCCTCACTCCTGCCCCAACGGTTGCTCTCACACCTGCCCCAACCGATGCCCTCACACCTGCCCCAACCGTCGCTCTCACACCAACCCCAACCAACGCTCCTACACCCGCCCCAACGAATACTTTACCACCTGCGCCAAGCAATTCTCTCTCACCTGCCCCAACCATCGCTCCCACACCAGCCCCTACCAACTCTATCACACCTTCGCCAACTGTAGCCCTCACACCTGCCCCAACCAACGTTCTCGCACCAGCCCCAACCATCGCTCTAACACCTGCCCCAACCGTTGCTCTCACACCTGCCCCAACCATTGCCCTCACACCCACCCCAACTAACGCTCCCACACCGGCCCCAACGAATACTTTACCACCTGCGCCAAGCAATTCTCTCTCACCTGCCCCAACCGTCGCTCCCACACCAGCCCCTACCAACTCTATCACACCTTCCCCAACTATTGCCCTCACACCTGCCCCAACCAACGCTCTCCCACCAGCGCCAACCATCGCTCTAACACCTGCCCCAACCGTTGCTCTCACACCTGCCCCAACCGTTGCCCTCACACCCACCCCAAACAACGCTCCCACACCCGCTCCAACAAACGCTCCCACACCCGCCCCAACGAATACTTTACCACCTGCGCCAAGCAATTCTCTCTCACCTGCCCCAACCGTCGCTCCCACACCAGCCCCTACCAACTCTATTACACCTTCCCCAATTGTAGCCCTCACACCTGCCCCAACCAACGCTCTCGCACCAACCCCCACCATCGCTCTAACACCTGCCCCAGCCGTTGCTCTCACACCTGCCCCAACCGTTGCCCTCACACCCGCCCCAACCAACGCTCCCACACCCGCCCCAACGAATACTTTACCACCTGCGCCAAGCATTTCTCTCTCACCTGCCCCAACCGTCGCTCCCACACCAGTCCCTACCAACTCTATCACACCTTCCCCAACTGTTGCCCTCACACCTGCCCCAACCAACGCTCTCCCACCAGCCCCAACTATCGCTCTAACGCCTGCCCCAACCGTTGCTCTCACACCTGCCCCAACCATTTCCCTCACACCCACCCCAAACAACGCTCCCACACCCGCCCCAACCGACGCTCACACACCAGTCCCAGTCATCGCTCTCACCCCCTCCCCAACAAACACTCTCCCACCAGCCCCAACTAACGCTTTCTCACCCGCCCCAACCAACGCTCTCACACCCGGCCCAACCGTCGCTCTCACACCCGCCCCAACCATCGCCCTCACACCTGCCCCAACTGTCGCTCTCACACCCGCCCCAAACAACGTTTTCCCACCACCCCCAACTGTTGCTCTCACACCTTCCCCAACTATTTCTCTCACACCTGCCCCAACTATAGCTCTAACACCCGCTCCAACTAATGCTCTAACACCCGCCCCAACCAATGCTCTTTCACCTGCCCCAACCGTTGCTCTCACACCTGCCCCAACCGTTGCTCTCCCTCCCGCCCCAACAGTCGCTCTCACACCAGCCCCCACCACCGCTTTTACACCTGCCCCAACTGTCGCTCTCACACCCGCCCCAACTGTCGCTCTTACACCTGCCCCAAGCATTTTCTCACCACCACCTTGCCCACCTATCGCTCTCCCACCACCTGTCAGTCCACCAGTTAACCCACCACCAAAAGAGAAACCCTGCCCACCCGTCGCTCTCCTACCACCTGTCAGTACACCAGTTAACCCACCACCAAAAGAAAAACCCTGCCCACCAGTCGCTCTCCCACCAGTCACTCCGTCGGTTAACACACCACCAAAGGGGAAACCCTGCCCACCCCTTGCTATCCCACCACCTATTACTCCACCAGTTAACACACCACCAAAGGGGAAACCCTGCCCACCACCAAATTTTACGCATGTTCCACAAGCAACATGTCCAATTGACACTCTAAAGCTGGGAGCATGTGTGGATCTTCTTGGAGGATTAATCCACATTGGTTTGGGTGACCCTGTGGTTAATAAGTGTTGTCCTGTTCTTGCCGGATTAGCCGAGCTAGAGGCTGCAGTTTGCCTGTGCACAACTTTAAAGGTTAAGCTTTTGAACCTCAACGTTTATCTACCACTCGCTCTTCAACTGCTAGTTACTTGTGGCAAGACCCCTCCTCCTGGTTACACTTGTCCTCTCTAAATTTACAAGCTCCCTACTCAGGTAACTTTATATGTATAGTGTTTTCatgaaaccctaaccctaacttTACTTGTAACTTTTACTTATTTTCCAATAGAATATCCCTTTAATTATATGTTTTCATGCACATTAGGTACTCCAGTTTAGAGTTATTACAATAGTTTAATACAACTGTATAACTATGCACTCAAACCCTGAACGGCCGAAGCTCTCCTTAAGAAGTACACCCACCAAGAAATCAAGAATCAAACCCTCAACTTTAGTTTATGTTTTGGAACAATAGTTATAACGTATAACACGTGGTGAATTCTTATCGAGATGATTACTATTCATGATTTGGTCTTGTGTGTGTATAAATAATACCCTTAAGACATTATTGAGTTCTTATATACACTAATCGGTTTTGTAGGCTGTGTAACTAGTTGATGGATAACAGGACGAACACTTCTTGGGAGGACGTGAATTGTTAATTTGGAGTTGCTTATGGAAATTTCGATTTTAATTTTTGAACGAACTATGCTTATTGTTTCTTCGTGTGTTTAACTTTTCAAATGATTATGTAAAATATACCAACATTCAACGAATAAGGGATATTCATTACTTAATGATTgtttttttaatggcaaatttCTCTTAATCCCCATTGGAAATGAACCAAAGATATCTCTCTCAAATCTAAGTGTTTAAAGACATTGCCTTTATCAATATATTAGCACCCCATTGATATGAGCTAGTTATTGTACCCTTATGTGACCAACACTTTATGTCTTGAATCCATAGCGACCTTTTCACTAGTTGACCGCGTTCGATACCTATGGCAAAAAGGCCTGTATACATAAGAAGTATTTCACTAATGGGCTTTCGACGAATGTAGCATTAGTGAAAACCCTATGAGCATATGTGCTTAGGGCGAGTGGCTGGTGTGGATGACACTTCTTCATATGTCATTAGGGACATTAGGGTGTTGGTTGACGTACTACACTGCCTACGTTGATATATGTTGAATCTTTTGAaaatgtgtaattttttttatccATATCCCATATGACACCGTTATTAATGACATGAGATCCTACAGGGTCAACCAGAATTATCATGAACACGCTTATTTTATATAAGGTAGGGCCGGTACGAAGGGTGTGCGAGATGGGCGACAGCTCAGGGCCTAAACCCATCGAgggccaatttttttttattagttttacaCTGTAAAGTTAGAATATATACGTAATGAATTGGAAAAATTCGATTGTGAAGCACTTGGTTTGGTGTTTTAAAAATCACTTTAATAATAAGAAGACACGAGTTCTAATCCCGACGtcctcatttttgtttttctttttgtttcttaTCTAAGTGTTAAATGCAAATGACATTAATTGCCTAATTTTAAGTTACATTAAATGATTGTTGTtgattaaattaaattaattcactttcatatatttaattttttttatatatattctttttaaaaatttatatttaaggGTTCGTATTTTCTGTTCGCACAGGGCCTAAAGATTTTCGAATATTTTCAGAGACGACCCTGATATAAGGTTATGTTCATTTCGGAACACCAAATAATTTCCAAAGTAAGAGAACTTCTAACAACTAatcattttatttaattaatttatatcTTTAATACTATTTAAGGTTAGTTTTATCGTTTAATATGCATAAGACAATTTTAAATATTTAAACTTGTAATTACATAGTACATATAGCTGATCCAGATAAACAATCTTTAATTAAAATTGCAATTGATTTCAACAAAGATGGAAAATAGTGTACGAAAttagaaatcagactttcaagaaaacCAAAGTACagaattttcaagtttatatcactttgaaaagTTTACAAGATAATTGTGAGCTTATTGGCTATTACAAACAAATACTCAAAGAATTATGTGTGAGTGAATCATTAAAGGGTAATGGAGTGTGTAGGATGTGCTAAATGCAAAGCACAACTCATTTAGTCTTTGTTGATTCCATTCTCTGTTGTTTATTGTAGATGCATATGTCTGTAGCTTTCGTCTGTATCGAGTCTATATTTACATGTTTGTGGTCTATATATAGTTTAAAGTATGTTTTGTGGTGTATCCGGGTTGAAACTTGGTGTCTAGGTGTTTTGtaagtccatccggacggatggacataaccccatccggacggatgggctAAGTAGTGTTTCTTCCAGAtgactgagcctataaatagggtgttTGGGTCTTCATTTGTAGTTAGTTATTTTGGCACCTACGGCGAAGCTCTGTCAAATTCTCTCCGGAACTTGTAACTGTTGCTGATTATCAATGAGAATGAGTATGTTAAACGGTGTCGGCGTTGTTTCTCTCACTCCTACTACATGCTTGGATTCCGCTTGGGCGTGCAATTGCTAATCCGGTCTGAGCGCATTCGAGTAACCGAACTCCCAGtcctcacaagtggtatcagagcttggaggCCGGATTCGAAGGAGATTTACAGCGAATGACTAGAGATTCTTGCCATTTCTCAGATCTACACTTCTCATTTCTACTCCATTTCTCATTTTCTTAACCTTTTCATTGTAAAGCACACATTAAACACTGAATTCATGGACAAAATTACATAAAATTTGAACATATTGTGCGTTTTGTGTTAGAGATTAATCCTACAAAGTTATGAACTTTTGAACAATgtttgctgatgtcatcatccATCCGGATGGCTAGGTTAGCCCATCCGGACGGATAGACTTGTTATTGCTTGAAGATTGTCCTACTGTTCTTGACTATCCGGACGGATAGACATCCATCCGGACGTATTGTGTGTTATTGTTCATCCGGAAGATAGCCATCCGGAAGAGCCCATCCGGACACGTCCATCCGGACAAAGTTAACTAGTTGTTATTGTCCATCCGGAAACTTGGCCATTCGGACCAAGTTCATCCGGAGAATTGTTATACTTTGCTCATCCGGATTATCAGTATTTGTGTTCACTTTGTATTCAAACAAGTTTGACTTTGTTTGACTTTTCAGGTACTTGTAGTCATGTCTGAAGAGTTCATGAATCCGTTTTTCAATGCTTTCAATACCACGACATCTACATCTACGTCCAACCCAAAGAACGTGTCAAGTGTTATCTTCGAGACACTAAATGTAGATAATGCATACGGTAACTATTAAAAGCCTCCTAAGCTAATGAGTATTGAGGAATACAGTCGATGGGCACCGAAGTTCAGCAACTGGATGAAGGCTTACGCGTACGAAAGTTGGAAGTATTTGGAGATCGTGTATCCTATAACAGTCACACCACAAGGAGAAAAAAATTCCATTCACAGCGTTGCAAAAACAAGATCAAGATTGTTTCGCTGCCTAACAACGTGGGATAGCTCTTATTCACCAATCAGTTCCTGATGACATTATATCTTTGCTTAGATATGATAATACAACCAAAGGTTTGTGGGAGTCGTTACAGAAGAAGTGTACTGGGGGTGACGAGATCGTTAAAAACAAGAAATTGttgttgaaaaaagagtttgactATTTTAGTTGTATGAAAGGTGAGGGTGTGAAGAAAATGATTTAACGTTTTTGTCTCTTAAAAGTTGAATTAGATAGGTTCAGTATTACAAAGATAGATGAAGAAGTGAACGAGAAGCTGATCGATGCACTTCCAGATGAGGATGACTAGAAATATTATGTACTGATACTGAAAAGTAACACGAATTTGAGCACATTCAGTTTAGATAAATTGATCGAAAAGTTAGAGGGACACGAGTTAGATATCCAGAAGCACAAGTCGAATGTCTCTAACTACCAACAAAATGTGAATCTCTACTACAGAGGTAGTCTTTTGTCACTGAATGTTCAAACACCGAAGACAGGGACAACCTTCAGTGCTGGTAGTTTAAATGAGACATTAAGCAGTGGTACTAGCAGTGGATCGTCAGGGAGTAGTGGATTTGGTTATCAGGGTTCAAACTCAACTCCAcctagggatggcaaaaaagcccaAGCCCAATGGGTATACCCAAAACCCGAAACGGCTGGGTATACCTGAAGCCCAATGGGTATGGGCCGGGTACAggcttaaaaatagaaaaaattcaggtatgggtacgggtatgggatttagtgataaCCGGCCCATTTATCCGAATAATAACCCGAAATTATCATATTATAGATttccatatatataaacttagtacATGTACTTATTACCTTCTCTATAGTCATATGTGGATATGTATTTGACAGGTGTTTAGTGAGCATATAAATTATTTTAGAGCATGTATATTGGATATGAAAGCTATCACCCTTTATTATGTGGATGTTTTATGCAATTAGGTGGTCCTGATacaattacttaattaagtaatcaTTTTAATTTAGTTTTGTATACGTGGTTTGAATATGATATGTAAgttattaatcatattttcatttgttatagtcattaaaatagtaaattataaaaacatcaaagtaaaaattgcacatttgtcccaacgggtatttttaagaaattaacgagtatacccgatacccgcgggtatgcCCGATACTCGATGGGTAGTTACCCGAAAAATACCCGACTAGTAACGGGCCAGGTATGGGACAAAGAATTATAACCGGGTACGGGCCTGGGATTAGCAATACCCGACCCAAGCCCTGCCCATTGCCATTCCTAACTCCACCATCatagcctacaccaaatgttcaaCAGAATCAAAATAACTCCAACACCAATGTAGTTCAGTGTAACATAGTAGTAAACCTTAACAATGCACAGAGTTTAAGTGCAGAGTCTGTTAAACAGCAAATGGTGTTCCTCGCATCTGTTCTAGAGAGTTACGAAAGCTTGGTAGctggaaagatcggtaatccgaTGATGACAAAAGAGGATTGCGATCAGATTGAtcccgaagagatggaactaacCGACATACgctggtgcatggctagtgtaaTTCGTCGTGCTCAGAGGTTTATGGAGATTACAGGTCCTGAGTGTGTGGGTGGTCCAAATACTAAATTGGGTTTTGATAAGTCGAAGGtcacctgttttaaatgcaaacaaaaagggcATTTCAAACATGAATGATGGAATCAAAGTGAGAACGACATTGCATTCCATTTAGTGAAGATTGCTACAAGAAAGCGATCTACCATCGCAATCGAGAAACACCTCCGAAAGTCAACTGTCCTTAGATCGAAGATGGTTCATCATCTAAAGACAAAACTAGGGCGTTGATAGTCACGTAGGAGGATGAAGGGTTTAATTGGAGTAAGTATATTCCTGATGAGGGTCTGAGTACATTCGTTGCTAAGTGGGTGTACAACCGAGAAGAAGAGATTGCTCGGAAAAAGCTTGGTGATATTGAGATGATCTATACAGATGCCGTAGATTATAATAGGTAGGATGAGGAGAGAAGGTGTTACTTGGATCGAGATGGAAACAATGCAACTGATCCAGCAACAATCGATTTTTTAAAACAATTCCGACTGTTGCGGAAGAGTACGCAGAAGTGCTTGCTGCTATGAGAAAGGAGAAAGTTGAGAAAGAGGCGAAGTTGAATGCTGCCAACAGTGGTCCAGAGATCATTGATGTTTCACAGGACCTGACAGCAGAAAACCTGGGAAAGATGGCAGATAAAGCTTTAGCTGCTAAACTAAACGAGGTAGAATCTTCAACCGTGTCTGCCGAGTCAACCAACCAGGTTAGATCTTTAGATGAAAAAGTGGAAAATGGTAAGTCGATTAATGAGAAGTGCAGGCATTGCATAAACGTGTGCAAAATCTGTACTGAAAAGGAAAATGGTTTGAAATCCAAGATTGATGAACTCACCCAAACAGAAAACGCTTTGCAAGAAGCAAATCTGAAAATTGATTCGTTGAAAGACGAACTTGTTTTAAAAGACAAATTAAACAAAGGTTCTAAAGATGAAATTGATCTTTTGGAAGAAAATATAAGAAAGGGTGAATCAGAGATTGAAAGATTTCGAACAATGAATGAAATGCTCACTTTTCGAATCAAGATCAAAGACGAGAATTAAATAATAAACTGCAAAACACTCTTgaggaaaaagaaaaataaataaacatgtttgttgatGAAATTGCAAAACTAAAACTTCAACTTGAAgaaactaaaattgaaaatgagcgtaTCAATATGAAGCTGAAAAGCTATTATTCGTCCAGCTTtgttcttgattatgtgattccaAAACCGATTGGAAAGAACAAAGACGGAGAAGATGTTTATAGCAATGGAAGTAGTATTGGTTACAACCGTGTTCCACCACCCATAAATAGTGATTTTTTGAAAAGTAAATTGGGGGTGGATGAAGCTTAAACATTAAAACTGAATCTGCAATTGGCAAATTACCAGAAAACCTTGATGTCACTTTTGAGAAATCTTCTGATGAAGAAAAACTTAACTCATAATTGGTTAACAATGTGTTAAATGATGTCTTAAAAGTGATGGTGAGAATTCAAGTAAAAGTTTTGAAGATGACGATTGTTTTCTAAACAATTACATTTctaagtccaaaaacaacttagaTGACGAACCTACTCTGGTGATGTATCAGATGAatggatctgataagttgttttcAGATCAGGATTTTCCGATTCAAAACGTCGATCTGAATAAAATCGAGAAGGTTTTCAAGCTGGCGGAAGTCGATGTGTCAGAAGTTcaaaagttttcaagttcaaAAGGATTTTTAAAAGCTAAAACTTATTACACCAAACCTAAACCAcaatttcaaaataaaaatcaATCTGGTGGTAATGGGCGTTGGGGTGGTAAGTCGAATAAAAAACAAAGTTTTCAGAAACCAAACTATGTAAAGAGAACTGAATTTGTCAAGAGTTCAAATTCTTTTGGTGAACAAGAGTCAGAAATTTTTAAGAAATCTATGAGTTCTTTGCTATGAAAGCAGAACAAAAACAGTCTGAAGGCTCAAGTCGTGTTCCCGATActcgaacttgtttcaaatgtaatGAGATTGGTCACAtagcacgaaagtgtaccaactctAAGCCTAGGACTGTTGTTGTTGAAAACAAATGGAAACCTAACGATATCAAAGGTAAGGCTCACATGTTTGTTGAAAAACCAGtaaaacaagttttcaaaacTAGAGAAACTGGTAAAACTTTCAAAACAAATGTTCAAAACCAACAAACATGGAAGTCAAAGATTCAAGCTAAAACATCGTTTtctcaaaaatcaaaacaatCTTCTTCGACCTCACAAGTCAAGAAGAATGTTCAGAAGGTTTCTGTAACTGAAACTAGAAAGGGACAAACTTCTTCAAACGTTCTGGTAGGAAGGTATGTACCTAAAGTTTCATGTGGTGATAAAAACGAACATACTTCTTTGAACCCACAGGTCAAGAAGTATGTCCCAAAATCCGTTCAACCGAATGTTCCTAAATCTGTTCCTAAACCTGTTGAACCAAATAAAgaagagttttttttttatacaaaGAAGTTGAGAATGGAACAGAAAAGGATTTAGAAGTTAATGATAAGAATTTCCCGCCCCTTTATACAACAACTCGCTTAAACGTTAAGCTACCCAAGTTGATGGAGGCTTCGGTTGCTTCATTCAACTAATCAAATCTGATGTGTGCAGGAGCTCCCAAGATCAATTTCCAAGTGGagaatggatagtggagcgtctaGGCACATGACAGGGATGCTCGCCCTATTGTACGATATTCGAGCAAAAAGAGGTGGTTATGTTGGTTTCGCCGGTAATTAGGGAGGAAGGATTGTTGGAGAGGGAACATTGTCGAATGGAAAGGTGTCTTTTGAGAATGTAAACTACATTTCCGAATTAGAAAACAGTCTGccgagtatctcgcagatctgtgacaagAAGATTACTGCACACTTTAATGACCAAGAATGTCTGATACTCAAACCGGGGTTTTTTCAACCCTGAAGAGTGGGTTCTGATGAGGGCGCCGAGAGAGAACGATCTATATGTTCGTGATAAGAGCATCGCGACTACTACAGATCACAATTCGCAATGCTTTGTATCGAAAGCAACTGAAAAGGAATTGATATTGTAGCACCGTAGAATGGCACATATCCATTTACGGAAAATGAATTATCTAATGCATAATAATCTGGTCGAGGGGGTCAACTTGAACAATTTCCATCTGGACGACGAATGCATTAGTTGCAAGAAGGGGAAACAAACCGAAAAGTTGCATCCGAGGAAACTCTTAAACTCGATCAAGAAGCCGCTAGAAAGActtctgatgtgtgtaaaatccaacatataaattatatcaaatgaggcataaaactaaccctttttagtactaatgttggaaaaagtgtgcttttgtcttccttttgtattttcaggattaaatgagcgtaaatgaacgaaaggaacaaatatgcaaccaaatctaacataaatacaagaaaaggaataaacgtggcatgcccgacccctcgacggcatcttcccaagaaaaaacaagagaacagaaggctgaccacggccccgagcccagcggacacgggggcgtggccagttgtctgcagaaaggacaaagctatagaagcttctattcccgacacGAGGGCATGCCCAGCTctcgtggtcaacgctaagattcgtagaatccaagcaaatctgatagtacaaatacgcttcagcacacggggccgtgtccagcggacacgggggcgtgtggagctaatgcagacaaattgcaattaatgaagaaagagaaagtggatggacacggggccgtgcccaatggacacggggccgtgcccaatggacacggggccgtgtctgggcatctgtg belongs to Helianthus annuus cultivar XRQ/B chromosome 5, HanXRQr2.0-SUNRISE, whole genome shotgun sequence and includes:
- the LOC110940786 gene encoding mucin-2, encoding MEPFTKLTALFLISMFLVSSASLAPPSRRSLESALSPTATPSPSTQAPAPPVALSPPVLPPAPTIAVPPPVALPPAVLPPSTPPPVTLPPTVSPTATLTPAPTVVPPPTPIVALPPVIQPPSPPSVLSPESVTPATPPPVLSPETVPPVALPPIISPPAPTVALTPAPTVALTPAPTNALPPTPTVTPTPAPTNALTPAPTVALTPTPTNTLPPAPTNSLTPAPTVPLTPAPTNALPPAPTNALTPAPTNALTPAPTNTLTPAPTNALTPAPTNALTPAPTNTLTPAPTVALTPAPTNSLTPAPTVTLTPAPTNANTPSPTNELTPAPTNTVTPAPTNAPPPAPTIAPPPAPTNALTPAPTNAHTPAPTNSLTPAPTVALTPAPTNAITPAPNNALTPAPTNTLTPAPTNSLTPAPTVALTPAPTNAITPAPTNGLPPAPTIAPPPAPTIAPPPAPTNALTPAPTVALTPTPTNALTPAPTNALTPAPTVALTPAPTVALTPSPTVPITPTPTKAPTPAPTNAQTPAPANALTPTPINALPPAPTVALPPAPTNTLTPSPTNAFTPAPIVALTPAPNVALTPAPTFALTPAPTNAPTTAPTNPPTLAPTNVVTPAPNNALPPAPTIALTPAPNNARTPAPTVALAPSPTNSLPPAPTIALTPAPTNTLPPAPTVALTPAPTVALTPAPTDALTPAPTVALTPAPTDALTPAPTVALTPTPTNAPTPAPTNTLPPAPSNSLSPAPTIAPTPAPTNSITPSPTVALTPAPTNVLAPAPTIALTPAPTVALTPAPTIALTPTPTNAPTPAPTNTLPPAPSNSLSPAPTVAPTPAPTNSITPSPTIALTPAPTNALPPAPTIALTPAPTVALTPAPTVALTPTPNNAPTPAPTNAPTPAPTNTLPPAPSNSLSPAPTVAPTPAPTNSITPSPIVALTPAPTNALAPTPTIALTPAPAVALTPAPTVALTPAPTNAPTPAPTNTLPPAPSISLSPAPTVAPTPVPTNSITPSPTVALTPAPTNALPPAPTIALTPAPTVALTPAPTISLTPTPNNAPTPAPTDAHTPVPVIALTPSPTNTLPPAPTNAFSPAPTNALTPGPTVALTPAPTIALTPAPTVALTPAPNNVFPPPPTVALTPSPTISLTPAPTIALTPAPTNALTPAPTNALSPAPTVALTPAPTVALPPAPTVALTPAPTTAFTPAPTVALTPAPTVALTPAPSIFSPPPCPPIALPPPVSPPVNPPPKEKPCPPVALLPPVSTPVNPPPKEKPCPPVALPPVTPSVNTPPKGKPCPPLAIPPPITPPVNTPPKGKPCPPPNFTHVPQATCPIDTLKLGACVDLLGGLIHIGLGDPVVNKCCPVLAGLAELEAAVCLCTTLKVKLLNLNVYLPLALQLLVTCGKTPPPGYTCPL